The Flavobacterium sp. 123 genome contains a region encoding:
- a CDS encoding DEAD/DEAH box helicase — translation MNKFEQLGLSESLLKAILDLGFENPTEVQEKAIPLLLEKDTDMVALAQTGTGKTAAFGFPLIQKIDANNRNTQALILSPTRELCLQITNEIKNYSKYEKGINVVAVYGGASITEQARDIKRGAQIIVATPGRMQDMINRGLVNISQINYCVLDEADEMLNMGFYEDIVNILSTSPDEKSTWLFSATMPQEVARIAKQFMHDPLEITVGAKNSGSATVSHEFYLVNARDRYEALKRLADANPDIFSVVFCRTKRDTQAVAEKLIEDGYSAAALHGDLSQAQRDGVMKSFRGRQIQMLVATDVAARGIDVDNITHVVNYQLPDEIETYNHRSGRTGRAGKLGTSIVIVTKSELRKISSIERIIKQKFEEKTIPSGIEICEIQLLHLANKIKDTEVDHEIDNYLPAINNVLEGLSKEELIKKMVSVEFNRFINYYKKTRDISSQSSGSDRRERDDRDGAPRENNNGGATRYFVNIGSRDNFDWMSLKDYLKETLDLGRDDVFKVDVKEGFSFFNTDPEHTDKVMEILNNVQLEGRRINVEISKNDGGGRRDHNGRNSGGRSSAPRREGNFAPRREGGFRSDRNSAPREGGFRSDRGSAPRREGGFSSDRGSREGSSERAPRRSESFGDSPRPRRPRRD, via the coding sequence ATGAATAAATTTGAACAATTAGGATTGAGTGAATCGTTACTGAAGGCGATTTTAGATCTAGGATTTGAAAATCCGACCGAAGTACAGGAGAAAGCGATTCCCCTATTATTGGAAAAAGACACAGATATGGTTGCGTTGGCTCAGACAGGGACAGGGAAAACAGCAGCTTTTGGTTTTCCGCTAATTCAGAAAATTGATGCCAACAACAGAAATACACAAGCATTAATTTTATCTCCAACACGTGAACTTTGTTTACAGATTACTAACGAAATTAAAAACTACTCTAAATACGAAAAAGGTATTAATGTAGTAGCAGTTTACGGTGGGGCTAGTATTACAGAGCAAGCAAGAGACATTAAAAGAGGCGCACAAATTATTGTTGCAACTCCAGGTAGAATGCAAGATATGATTAACAGAGGATTGGTAAACATTTCTCAAATCAACTATTGTGTTCTTGACGAAGCTGACGAAATGTTGAACATGGGTTTCTACGAAGACATCGTAAACATCCTTTCTACATCTCCAGACGAAAAAAGTACATGGTTGTTCTCTGCAACAATGCCACAAGAAGTTGCTCGAATTGCAAAACAATTCATGCACGATCCTTTAGAAATTACAGTTGGTGCTAAAAACTCAGGTTCAGCAACGGTTTCTCACGAATTTTACCTTGTAAATGCACGTGATCGTTACGAAGCTTTGAAACGTTTAGCTGATGCTAATCCAGACATTTTCTCAGTAGTATTTTGTAGAACAAAACGTGATACACAAGCTGTTGCCGAAAAATTGATTGAAGATGGGTATAGCGCTGCCGCTTTGCATGGAGATTTATCCCAAGCACAACGTGATGGTGTAATGAAATCTTTCCGTGGAAGACAAATCCAAATGTTAGTAGCTACTGATGTTGCTGCTCGTGGAATTGACGTTGATAATATTACTCACGTAGTAAATTACCAATTACCTGACGAAATCGAAACGTACAATCACCGTTCAGGTCGTACAGGTCGTGCTGGTAAATTAGGAACTTCTATTGTAATTGTAACTAAAAGTGAATTACGTAAAATTTCTTCTATCGAAAGAATCATCAAACAAAAATTTGAGGAAAAAACAATTCCTTCTGGAATTGAAATCTGTGAAATTCAATTGTTGCACTTGGCTAACAAAATAAAAGACACAGAAGTTGATCACGAAATTGATAACTATCTTCCTGCAATTAATAATGTACTTGAAGGTTTATCGAAAGAAGAACTAATCAAAAAAATGGTCTCTGTAGAGTTTAACCGTTTTATCAATTATTACAAGAAAACAAGAGATATTTCTTCTCAATCTTCAGGTTCTGACAGACGTGAGCGTGACGATAGAGATGGAGCTCCAAGAGAAAATAATAATGGTGGTGCAACAAGATATTTCGTGAACATTGGTTCAAGAGATAATTTTGATTGGATGTCATTAAAAGATTACTTGAAAGAAACATTAGACTTAGGTCGTGACGATGTATTCAAAGTAGACGTAAAAGAAGGTTTCTCTTTCTTTAATACAGATCCAGAACACACAGATAAAGTAATGGAAATATTGAACAACGTACAATTAGAAGGACGTAGAATCAATGTTGAGATTTCTAAAAATGACGGTGGTGGAAGACGTGACCATAACGGAAGAAATTCTGGTGGAAGAAGTTCAGCTCCAAGAAGAGAAGGAAATTTTGCTCCAAGAAGAGAAGGTGGTTTTAGAAGCGATAGAAATTCCGCTCCAAGAGAAGGTGGTTTCAGAAGCGACAGAGGATCTGCTCCAAGAAGAGAAGGTGGTTTTTCATCAGATAGAGGTTCTAGAGAAGGTTCTTCTGAAAGAGCGCCAAGACGTTCGGAAAGCTTTGGTGATTCACCAAGACCAAGAAGACCAAGAAGAGACTAA
- a CDS encoding RNA polymerase sigma factor produces the protein MSDNLEHSFVKQLQENQNIIHKICRLYTNGEDAHKDLFQEITIQLWKAFPKFRGDSKFSTWTYRVALNTAITLYRKTKRSINTVAFEGQKHFTTNIDYNYEEEEQIKLLYKAVYQLNDIEKALVFMYLEDKDYTEIATTLGISEVNARVKMNRIKGKLKKILNPLES, from the coding sequence ATGAGTGATAATTTAGAACATTCTTTTGTAAAGCAATTGCAAGAAAACCAGAATATAATCCACAAGATTTGTCGATTGTATACTAATGGTGAAGATGCGCACAAGGATTTGTTTCAAGAAATTACCATTCAACTCTGGAAAGCATTCCCTAAATTTAGAGGAGATAGCAAGTTTTCAACTTGGACATACAGAGTAGCACTAAATACAGCAATAACGCTTTACCGGAAAACCAAACGATCTATAAATACTGTTGCGTTTGAAGGTCAAAAACATTTCACTACTAATATAGACTACAATTACGAAGAAGAAGAACAAATAAAACTCTTATATAAAGCAGTTTACCAATTGAATGACATAGAAAAGGCCCTCGTTTTTATGTATTTGGAAGACAAAGATTATACAGAAATTGCCACAACATTAGGAATTAGTGAAGTAAATGCTAGAGTGAAAATGAATAGAATTAAAGGTAAATTAAAAAAAATACTAAATCCATTAGAATCATGA
- a CDS encoding 1-acyl-sn-glycerol-3-phosphate acyltransferase: protein MGLFKRNPFGHILFIKKWLIRIFGAITHRRYRGFNELQIEGSEIIRTLPDNNVLFISNHQTYFADVVAMFHVFNASLSGRDDTIKNVCYLWQPKMNIYYVAAKETMQAGLLPRILSYVGAITVERTWRSKGVDVTEKRDVNPNDTENIKIALADGWVITFPQGTTKSFKPVRKGTAHIIKQHKPIVIPIVIDGFRRSFDKKGLRMKKKGILQSFIIKEPLEIDYENDTIEEIVEKVEFAIEQHPSFLKVIPAEALKEQEELDKTRQWEY, encoded by the coding sequence ATGGGATTGTTTAAGCGAAATCCTTTTGGTCATATACTATTTATAAAAAAATGGCTTATCCGAATTTTCGGAGCCATTACACATAGACGTTATCGAGGGTTTAATGAATTGCAAATAGAAGGTTCTGAAATCATAAGAACTTTGCCAGATAACAACGTACTTTTTATATCAAACCATCAAACCTATTTTGCAGATGTTGTTGCGATGTTTCATGTTTTTAATGCGAGTTTGAGCGGTAGAGATGACACTATTAAAAACGTATGTTACCTTTGGCAACCTAAAATGAATATTTACTATGTTGCTGCCAAAGAAACAATGCAAGCAGGATTATTACCTAGAATTTTGTCTTATGTTGGAGCTATAACAGTAGAACGAACTTGGCGCTCAAAAGGTGTTGATGTAACGGAAAAACGAGATGTAAATCCTAATGATACTGAAAATATTAAGATTGCCTTAGCTGATGGTTGGGTAATTACTTTTCCGCAGGGAACTACAAAATCGTTTAAACCTGTTCGTAAAGGAACGGCTCATATAATCAAGCAGCATAAACCAATTGTAATTCCAATAGTGATTGATGGATTTCGTCGTTCGTTTGATAAAAAAGGTCTTAGGATGAAAAAGAAGGGAATTCTTCAATCGTTTATTATCAAGGAGCCATTGGAAATTGACTATGAAAACGATACTATTGAGGAAATTGTAGAAAAAGTAGAATTTGCCATTGAGCAGCATCCTTCTTTCTTAAAAGTAATTCCTGCTGAAGCGTTAAAAGAACAAGAAGAATTAGATAAAACCCGTCAATGGGAATATTAA
- a CDS encoding aminoacyl-histidine dipeptidase encodes MSQEIRNLEPKALWNKFADLNAVPRPSKKEERVIEFMKNFGNSLGLETFEDEIRNVIIRKPATAGMENRKAIVLQGHLDMVHQKNADTVFDFDTQGIDMYVDGDWVRAKGTTLGADNGLGVATIMAILESTDIPHPAIEALFTIDEETGMTGALNLKGGILQGQILLNLDTEEDDEIDIGCAGGIDVTATAEYDEEETPEGSVGYTITVKGLKGGHSGMDIHKGLGNANKIMNRLLFDGFDNFGLQIAEIKGGSLRNAIPRESQAKVIIAEVYAEAFVFDMQQIVNEIKVEFKTTEPNLEVVFEKLKTVPTKIMPSIAQFYFVRAMYTAHNGVYRMSADFDNLVETSNNIAKVVVGDGQLSIQCLTRSSVETSKFDLANALRSAFELMGCEVEFSGSYPGWTPNSKSEILDVLVGIYEKQNHEKPKVVACHAGLECGILGTNYPDMDMISFGPTIHGAHSPDERASISSAQKFWKFVLEILATIPVK; translated from the coding sequence ATGAGTCAAGAAATAAGAAATCTAGAGCCAAAAGCACTATGGAATAAGTTTGCCGATTTGAATGCGGTTCCTCGTCCTTCTAAAAAAGAAGAACGTGTTATTGAGTTTATGAAAAACTTTGGAAATAGTCTTGGTTTAGAAACTTTTGAAGATGAAATTCGTAACGTAATCATTCGTAAACCAGCGACTGCAGGAATGGAAAACCGAAAAGCAATTGTGCTTCAAGGGCATTTGGATATGGTACACCAAAAAAATGCGGATACCGTTTTTGACTTTGATACACAAGGAATCGATATGTATGTTGACGGAGATTGGGTACGCGCTAAGGGTACAACATTAGGCGCTGACAATGGTCTTGGTGTAGCTACTATTATGGCTATTTTGGAGAGCACAGATATTCCACATCCGGCAATTGAAGCTTTGTTTACCATTGATGAAGAAACAGGAATGACAGGCGCTTTGAACCTAAAAGGAGGGATTCTTCAAGGACAAATTCTTTTGAATTTAGACACCGAAGAAGATGATGAAATTGATATTGGTTGTGCAGGAGGAATTGATGTTACAGCAACTGCTGAATATGATGAGGAAGAAACTCCGGAAGGTTCAGTAGGATATACTATTACCGTTAAAGGTTTGAAAGGTGGACATTCTGGAATGGATATTCATAAAGGTTTAGGGAATGCTAATAAAATCATGAACCGATTATTGTTTGATGGTTTTGATAATTTTGGTTTACAAATCGCTGAAATAAAAGGAGGAAGTTTGCGTAATGCGATTCCTCGTGAAAGTCAAGCGAAAGTTATTATTGCTGAAGTGTATGCTGAAGCGTTTGTTTTTGATATGCAGCAAATTGTTAATGAAATAAAAGTGGAGTTCAAAACTACTGAACCAAATCTTGAAGTGGTTTTTGAAAAATTGAAAACTGTTCCAACTAAAATAATGCCTTCAATTGCTCAGTTTTACTTTGTTAGAGCCATGTATACTGCTCATAATGGAGTGTATAGAATGAGTGCTGATTTTGATAATTTAGTTGAAACCTCTAATAATATTGCTAAAGTGGTAGTAGGGGATGGACAACTTTCTATTCAGTGTTTAACACGTTCTTCTGTAGAAACTTCAAAATTTGATTTGGCTAATGCCTTGCGTTCTGCTTTTGAATTAATGGGTTGTGAAGTAGAATTTTCTGGTTCCTATCCAGGCTGGACGCCAAATTCAAAATCAGAAATATTAGATGTTTTGGTAGGGATTTATGAAAAACAAAATCATGAAAAGCCAAAAGTTGTTGCTTGTCACGCTGGTTTAGAATGTGGAATTTTAGGAACTAATTATCCAGATATGGATATGATATCTTTTGGACCAACGATTCACGGAGCACATTCTCCAGATGAAAGAGCGAGTATTTCATCAGCTCAGAAATTTTGGAAATTTGTATTAGAAATTTTAGCTACTATTCCAGTTAAATAG
- a CDS encoding carboxypeptidase-like regulatory domain-containing protein, with translation MKYFVVFFFLVLSVTAVAQDVEPSQRVSGTIINDITNQPLPNVNIINVNKVRGATTDSNGYFEINVQPNDTLHFTILGFQSLRVRVTNDWIKNKTTKIRLTEKAIALEEVVIRPFNLTGYLEVDTKLIPTKENYRYSISGLTQGYEAGEYSPNAFGRVLGSIFNPADVLYNFFGKNPKELKKLKEMKKDDTVRTLLESKFDREMIAVLLGVDVKEIAEILQRCNYSESFIQTANDLQIMDAISSCYEEYKVLKKK, from the coding sequence ATGAAATATTTTGTAGTTTTCTTTTTTTTGGTTCTATCAGTAACTGCTGTTGCTCAAGATGTAGAACCTTCCCAAAGAGTTTCTGGTACTATAATCAATGATATTACGAATCAGCCTTTACCAAATGTAAACATTATAAATGTCAATAAAGTAAGAGGTGCAACTACAGATTCAAATGGATATTTTGAAATAAACGTACAGCCAAACGATACTTTACACTTTACAATTTTAGGATTTCAATCCCTAAGAGTCAGAGTTACAAACGATTGGATAAAAAATAAAACTACTAAAATCCGACTTACCGAAAAAGCAATTGCGCTTGAAGAAGTAGTCATAAGACCTTTTAACTTAACTGGTTATTTAGAAGTTGACACCAAATTAATTCCCACAAAAGAAAACTACCGTTATAGCATATCAGGATTAACACAAGGTTATGAAGCTGGCGAATATTCCCCTAATGCATTTGGAAGAGTTTTAGGATCCATATTCAACCCCGCTGATGTTCTCTATAATTTCTTTGGAAAAAACCCAAAAGAGCTCAAAAAACTTAAAGAAATGAAGAAAGATGATACTGTCAGAACGCTTCTGGAATCTAAGTTTGACAGAGAAATGATCGCCGTGCTATTAGGTGTTGATGTAAAAGAAATTGCTGAAATATTACAGCGCTGTAATTACTCTGAATCTTTTATACAGACTGCAAATGATTTACAAATCATGGATGCTATAAGCTCTTGCTATGAAGAATATAAAGTATTAAAAAAGAAATAA
- a CDS encoding DUF3810 domain-containing protein — MQAKYFLPSFLIVQIVVLQLIPFFPELTEQLYSNGLYPILSNFSRVIFGKIPFSIGDCIYLVVIISSLLWFWNKRKSWKLAWKNNILSILNFLSVFYFLFHLLWGFNYYRQPLFEKMNIQRDYSDADLLAFTKKIIAKTNLIQHQITKNDSSKVVFPYSQEQVFEMNVSGYKNLAKDYPYFTYKNLSAKKSLISLPLTYMGFGGYLNPFTNEAQVNYLMPMYNSPTTSSHEMAHQMGYSSESECNFIGFMASVKNDNLYFQYSGYSFALNYCLANWHVRNEKIFNQLLKTIHPGILKNYKESEDFWKQYETPIEKGFHFFYDNFLKLNQQKDGMEGYSKFVNLMVNYYKNKDL; from the coding sequence GTGCAAGCAAAATATTTTCTCCCTTCTTTTTTAATTGTTCAAATAGTAGTTCTGCAGCTTATTCCATTCTTCCCAGAACTGACAGAACAGCTGTACAGCAATGGTTTATACCCGATACTTTCTAATTTTTCAAGAGTTATATTCGGAAAAATTCCATTCTCTATTGGAGACTGTATTTATTTAGTTGTCATTATTAGTAGTTTACTTTGGTTTTGGAACAAAAGAAAATCATGGAAATTGGCATGGAAAAACAACATTTTAAGCATTTTAAACTTCCTTTCTGTTTTTTATTTCTTGTTTCATTTGCTTTGGGGATTCAATTATTACAGGCAACCGCTTTTTGAAAAAATGAACATTCAAAGAGACTATTCTGATGCAGATTTATTAGCTTTCACTAAAAAAATAATCGCTAAAACGAATTTAATCCAACACCAAATCACGAAAAACGACAGCTCGAAAGTGGTTTTTCCCTACTCGCAAGAACAGGTTTTTGAAATGAATGTAAGTGGTTATAAAAACTTGGCTAAAGACTATCCTTATTTTACTTATAAAAATTTAAGCGCAAAAAAGTCTCTTATTAGCCTACCGCTAACCTATATGGGATTTGGAGGTTATTTGAATCCGTTTACCAATGAAGCACAGGTCAATTATTTGATGCCAATGTACAATTCCCCAACCACAAGCTCACACGAAATGGCACATCAAATGGGATATTCCAGCGAAAGTGAATGCAATTTTATTGGATTTATGGCTTCGGTAAAAAACGATAATTTATACTTTCAATATTCTGGATATAGTTTTGCTTTGAATTATTGTTTGGCAAATTGGCATGTCAGAAATGAAAAAATATTTAACCAATTACTAAAAACTATCCATCCAGGAATTTTGAAAAACTATAAAGAAAGTGAGGATTTCTGGAAGCAGTATGAAACTCCAATCGAAAAAGGATTTCATTTTTTTTATGACAATTTCCTGAAATTAAATCAGCAAAAAGACGGCATGGAAGGGTATAGTAAATTTGTGAATTTGATGGTTAATTATTATAAAAATAAAGATTTATAA
- a CDS encoding CoA pyrophosphatase has translation MDFQEFLQYVPKLIEARLPAFDAHIKMAPLERIESLKRNQSGDKNPRIAAVMMLFYPKNDKTHLVLILRNSYKGVHSAQIAFPGGKFEQEDENYATTALRETHEEVGIHPDKIEIVKTFTELYIPPSNFIVHPFLGICKEQITFRPDPSEVADIIELPLSVFLSDAIIVDTKLTTSYANDISVPAFEIEKHIVWGATAMMLSELKEVLKSVIDNRF, from the coding sequence ATGGATTTCCAAGAATTTTTACAGTATGTTCCCAAATTAATTGAAGCAAGACTTCCAGCTTTTGATGCGCATATCAAAATGGCTCCTTTGGAACGAATAGAAAGCTTGAAAAGGAATCAAAGTGGGGATAAAAATCCAAGAATTGCTGCTGTAATGATGTTGTTTTATCCTAAAAATGACAAAACACATTTGGTTTTAATTCTTCGTAATTCATATAAAGGAGTGCATTCGGCACAAATAGCATTTCCAGGAGGTAAATTTGAGCAAGAAGATGAAAATTATGCTACTACTGCATTGCGGGAGACTCATGAAGAAGTAGGGATTCACCCGGATAAAATTGAGATTGTAAAAACATTTACAGAGTTGTACATTCCCCCAAGTAATTTTATAGTACATCCTTTTTTAGGAATTTGTAAAGAGCAAATCACTTTCAGACCTGATCCTAGTGAAGTGGCTGATATTATTGAATTACCACTTTCTGTTTTTTTGAGCGATGCTATTATTGTGGATACAAAGTTAACAACATCATACGCGAATGATATTAGCGTTCCAGCTTTTGAAATTGAAAAACACATCGTTTGGGGAGCAACTGCGATGATGTTGAGTGAATTAAAAGAAGTTCTGAAATCAGTTATAGATAATCGGTTTTAG
- a CDS encoding nitronate monooxygenase family protein, translated as MNKITTLFKIKYPIIQGGMIWNSGYKLASAVSNSGGLGLIGAGSMYPEVLREHIQKCKKATSKPFGVNVPMLYPNIEEILKIIVDEGVKIVFTSAGNPKTWTSYLKEKGIIVVHVVSSSTFALKAQEAGVDAIVAEGFEAGGHNGREETTTLTLIPMVKEKIKIPLIAAGGIATGRAMLATMILGADGVQVGSRFAASVESSAHENFKNAILNVKEGDTQVTLKELAPVRLIKNKFYQDVQHLYEKCPTKEELSQLLGRARAKRGMFEGDLVEGELEIGQIAGVIHEIKPVNAIIEEMIADFQAAKVELIQFDF; from the coding sequence ATGAATAAAATTACAACACTTTTTAAGATTAAATATCCTATTATTCAAGGAGGAATGATTTGGAACAGTGGATATAAATTGGCAAGTGCGGTTAGTAATTCTGGTGGATTAGGATTGATAGGAGCAGGTTCTATGTATCCTGAAGTATTACGGGAACATATTCAGAAATGTAAAAAAGCAACTTCAAAACCTTTTGGTGTAAACGTTCCGATGTTGTATCCTAACATAGAGGAAATCCTAAAAATTATTGTTGATGAAGGCGTTAAAATTGTTTTTACTTCAGCTGGAAATCCTAAAACTTGGACTTCTTATTTGAAGGAAAAAGGAATTATAGTGGTTCATGTAGTGAGCAGTTCCACTTTTGCTTTAAAAGCTCAAGAAGCTGGCGTTGATGCTATTGTTGCCGAAGGTTTTGAAGCTGGTGGACACAACGGTAGGGAAGAAACTACGACGCTCACTTTGATTCCGATGGTTAAGGAAAAAATAAAAATTCCTTTGATTGCGGCTGGCGGGATTGCTACTGGCCGAGCGATGCTTGCGACCATGATTCTAGGGGCAGATGGGGTTCAAGTAGGTAGCCGTTTTGCTGCATCAGTTGAATCTTCAGCTCATGAAAATTTTAAAAATGCTATTCTAAATGTAAAAGAAGGGGACACACAAGTTACTCTAAAGGAATTAGCGCCTGTACGATTGATTAAAAATAAATTTTATCAGGATGTACAACATTTGTATGAAAAATGTCCGACAAAAGAAGAATTGAGTCAATTATTAGGTCGTGCAAGAGCAAAAAGAGGTATGTTTGAAGGTGATTTGGTCGAAGGTGAATTGGAAATAGGACAAATTGCAGGGGTAATACATGAAATTAAACCAGTAAATGCCATTATAGAAGAAATGATAGCTGACTTTCAAGCCGCTAAAGTTGAACTAATACAATTTGATTTTTAA
- a CDS encoding non-canonical purine NTP diphosphatase: protein MQLVFASNNKNKITEIQSILPETIKILSLEDIGCYEEIPETADTIEGNAILKANYVSEKYGFDCFADDTGLEVDALNGAPGVYSARYAGEQRDADDNMNKLLAALKDSSNRKAQFKTVIALNLKGKQELFTGIVRGEITLEKFGNKGFGYDPIFQPEEYQETFAQLPLEIKNKIGHRGKATQLLIAFLKAIE, encoded by the coding sequence ATGCAACTCGTTTTCGCTTCTAACAACAAAAATAAAATCACAGAAATTCAAAGCATTCTTCCCGAAACAATCAAAATTTTAAGTTTAGAAGATATCGGTTGCTATGAAGAGATACCTGAAACTGCCGATACTATTGAAGGAAATGCTATTTTGAAAGCTAATTATGTTTCTGAAAAATACGGATTTGATTGTTTTGCAGATGATACTGGACTTGAAGTGGACGCATTAAATGGAGCACCAGGAGTGTATTCTGCCAGATACGCTGGAGAACAACGCGACGCAGATGATAACATGAATAAATTATTAGCAGCACTAAAGGATAGTTCAAACCGAAAAGCACAATTCAAAACTGTAATTGCGTTGAATCTAAAAGGAAAACAGGAATTGTTTACAGGAATTGTTCGAGGAGAAATTACTTTAGAAAAATTTGGAAATAAAGGTTTTGGTTACGATCCCATTTTTCAACCCGAAGAATACCAAGAAACTTTTGCCCAATTACCATTAGAAATCAAAAATAAAATAGGTCATCGAGGAAAAGCTACTCAACTATTAATAGCGTTTTTAAAAGCAATCGAATAA
- a CDS encoding DUF4268 domain-containing protein: MYSKEETQRLKREFWIAFAEKYPRKWLLYDTKIKDFSFKFYVDNKKAQVLIDIEPRNNIKRIAYFEKLEALKNILEEEFIQDLVFEKDFTLESGKVISRIWVEKLGVGVSNRNYWDAIFDFYNEKMSALELFYLEYDEFIKDIE, from the coding sequence ATGTACAGTAAAGAAGAAACCCAACGATTAAAGCGTGAATTCTGGATTGCTTTCGCAGAAAAATATCCTCGAAAATGGCTATTATATGATACCAAAATCAAGGACTTCTCCTTTAAATTTTATGTTGATAATAAAAAAGCGCAAGTACTTATTGATATAGAACCACGAAACAATATTAAAAGAATTGCTTATTTTGAAAAATTAGAGGCTTTAAAAAACATTTTAGAAGAAGAATTCATTCAGGATTTAGTTTTCGAAAAAGACTTTACCCTTGAAAGCGGAAAAGTTATAAGCCGCATTTGGGTTGAAAAATTAGGTGTAGGCGTTAGCAATCGAAACTATTGGGATGCTATTTTTGATTTTTATAATGAAAAAATGAGTGCGCTAGAATTGTTTTATTTAGAGTACGATGAATTCATAAAAGATATCGAATAA